One Burkholderia pyrrocinia DNA segment encodes these proteins:
- a CDS encoding DHCW motif cupin fold protein, which yields MKMSDIPFGTTDWSQVDRVEYPGERGVAYWRTQTFGTIRVRMVEYSPGYLADHWCSKGHILLCLEGELHTELKDGRSFTLLPGMSYQVADDAEPHRSSTDAGARLFIVD from the coding sequence ATGAAAATGTCAGACATTCCCTTCGGCACCACCGACTGGTCGCAGGTCGATCGAGTCGAATATCCGGGCGAGCGCGGCGTTGCCTACTGGCGCACGCAGACCTTCGGGACGATTCGTGTCCGCATGGTCGAATATTCGCCGGGCTACCTTGCCGACCATTGGTGTTCGAAAGGTCACATCCTGTTGTGTCTCGAGGGCGAGCTGCACACCGAGCTCAAGGATGGCCGATCGTTCACGCTGTTGCCGGGCATGAGCTACCAGGTCGCAGACGACGCGGAACCGCACCGCTCGTCCACCGACGCCGGCGCCAGGCTGTTCATCGTCGATTGA